One Sagittula stellata E-37 genomic window carries:
- a CDS encoding EamA family transporter: MERKSSMDLPGAAGLTAFAVALAFNQVVIKLTNAGFGPVFGAGLRSLLALAVLSLWVVMRRRRMGNLTATLWPGLLLGSLFGLEFIFLFKALDMTSVSRASILFYSMPVWLAVVAHLTLPGERLSLRRTAGLGLAMAGVAWALADPQSRAGGDLLGDLLALCACWCWAGIALTVRLSKVSQLPAEGQLFWQLAVSSVILLCVAPLMGPLIRTPDWISYSALGYGVLVASMGFLFWLWLMTIYPASDIASFSFLSPVLAVVFGWLIFAEPVGPQFILALGLVAVGIVLINRRKRPSPLAEPAGPEGLASAGRDTGSLKSD, from the coding sequence ATGGAACGCAAGAGCTCTATGGATTTGCCCGGAGCGGCCGGTTTGACGGCCTTTGCCGTGGCGCTCGCCTTCAATCAGGTCGTCATCAAGCTGACCAATGCCGGATTCGGCCCGGTGTTCGGGGCCGGACTACGGTCACTTCTGGCCTTGGCGGTGCTGTCCCTCTGGGTGGTGATGCGCCGCCGCCGCATGGGCAATTTGACGGCGACGCTTTGGCCGGGTCTGCTTCTGGGCTCTCTCTTCGGGCTGGAGTTCATATTTCTATTCAAGGCGTTGGACATGACCTCCGTCTCGCGGGCCTCGATCCTCTTCTACTCGATGCCGGTCTGGCTGGCGGTGGTGGCGCATCTGACCCTTCCGGGCGAACGGCTGTCCCTGCGGCGCACGGCTGGGCTCGGGCTGGCCATGGCTGGCGTGGCCTGGGCGCTTGCCGATCCGCAAAGCCGGGCCGGGGGCGACCTGTTGGGTGATCTGCTGGCCCTTTGCGCCTGCTGGTGCTGGGCCGGGATTGCACTCACGGTCCGCCTGTCGAAGGTATCGCAACTCCCTGCCGAAGGGCAGTTGTTCTGGCAGCTTGCGGTGTCGAGCGTGATCCTTCTGTGCGTCGCACCGCTCATGGGGCCACTGATCCGGACCCCGGACTGGATAAGCTATTCGGCGCTGGGGTATGGCGTGCTGGTGGCAAGCATGGGCTTCCTGTTCTGGCTATGGCTGATGACGATTTACCCGGCCTCCGATATCGCATCGTTCAGCTTTCTCTCGCCAGTGCTGGCGGTTGTGTTCGGCTGGCTCATCTTCGCAGAACCGGTCGGCCCGCAATTCATCCTGGCGCTTGGGCTGGTGGCCGTGGGGATCGTTCTGATCAACCGGCGAAAGCGACCTTCGCCGCTGGCCGAACCCGCTGGTCCCGAAGGACTCGCCTCCGCCGGTCGCGACACAGGTTCACTCAAGTCGGACTGA
- a CDS encoding Fur family transcriptional regulator, protein MPDTITERCAAQGLRMTGQRRTIAEVLEDATDHPDVEELYARASTRDPNISIATVYRTVKLFEEAGILEKVDFGDGRARYEDADREHHDHLIDLTTGAVIEFVDEEIEALQEKIAEKLGYRLKGHRMELYGTPIKKRK, encoded by the coding sequence ATGCCCGACACCATCACAGAGCGTTGCGCCGCGCAGGGTCTGCGCATGACAGGCCAGCGGCGCACAATCGCGGAAGTGCTTGAAGACGCGACAGATCACCCGGATGTGGAAGAGCTTTATGCCCGCGCCTCGACCCGCGATCCCAACATTTCGATTGCGACGGTCTACCGGACGGTGAAGCTGTTCGAAGAGGCCGGCATTCTTGAAAAGGTCGATTTCGGCGACGGCCGTGCGCGCTACGAGGACGCCGACCGGGAACACCACGACCACCTGATCGACCTGACCACCGGAGCGGTCATCGAGTTCGTAGATGAAGAGATCGAAGCCCTGCAGGAAAAGATCGCAGAGAAGCTCGGTTACCGGCTGAAGGGCCACCGGATGGAACTGTACGGCACCCCGATCAAGAAGCGAAAGTAA
- a CDS encoding alanyl-tRNA editing protein: MTDHLYGEDTYRRDAPGVVVAQTPEGGVVVEPALFYPKGGGQPGDSGWLEWDGRSLAIATTVRGEGGSSILVPAEPAPLPPLGAHVVQILDWELRHKYMRVHTALHLLSVVIPLPVTGGQIGAGTGRLDFLMPEPPSDRDGIEQALVHLVDRDLEVTDGWISEDELDARPELVKTMSVQPPRGAGRIRLVRIGTGTEQVDLQPCGGTHVARTGEIGAVKLGKIENKGKQNRRVNIILA; this comes from the coding sequence ATGACGGACCACTTGTACGGCGAGGACACGTACCGGCGCGACGCGCCCGGTGTCGTGGTCGCCCAAACGCCAGAGGGCGGCGTTGTCGTCGAACCCGCTCTCTTCTACCCCAAGGGCGGCGGGCAGCCGGGAGACAGCGGCTGGCTCGAATGGGATGGGCGTTCGCTGGCCATTGCCACGACCGTCAGGGGCGAGGGCGGTTCCAGTATCCTCGTCCCGGCCGAACCTGCGCCGCTGCCGCCGCTCGGCGCCCATGTGGTCCAGATCCTCGACTGGGAACTGCGCCACAAATACATGCGTGTCCACACGGCGCTTCACCTGCTCAGTGTCGTCATCCCGCTACCGGTCACCGGCGGCCAAATCGGAGCAGGGACCGGACGGCTCGACTTCCTCATGCCGGAACCGCCGTCCGACAGAGACGGGATAGAACAGGCATTGGTCCACCTCGTCGACCGCGACCTGGAAGTGACCGATGGCTGGATCTCCGAGGATGAACTGGACGCGCGCCCGGAACTGGTCAAGACCATGTCGGTCCAGCCGCCGCGCGGGGCGGGGCGCATCCGGCTCGTCCGTATCGGCACTGGCACCGAACAGGTGGATCTCCAGCCATGTGGGGGCACGCATGTGGCCCGTACCGGCGAAATCGGGGCCGTGAAGCTCGGCAAGATCGAGAACAAGGGCAAGCAGAACCGACGGGTGAACATCATCCTCGCCTGA
- a CDS encoding DUF3772 domain-containing protein — MTYLRRALSRVLIAGLLCLAMFAGEVSAQDVAQPDYTEWELRARADEVKLDLGTAAVTELETMRARIADWRAQFLSAQGTNEARIATVRAQIDALGPAPKEGDSEPADIAARREALNSQLAELRAPVIQAEEAYTRADGIISQIDSIIRDRQAREVLALGPSPLNPANWTRAASDLLNSWQGAWQEIKDNVTSPAYQTEARRNLPLVLLLMVIGVMLIAQGKRWALMGVEQVRGKARRGTGVFRFLISLGQILLPYLGIYALVEAVEATGFSGTRWEFLLGELQYWAALMLGTRWLADQTFHEDSDRATIPLKDNARWEARRLANALALVYVFAEMVVALGEVDSYSAETAAVVKFPVLVIASLALFRLGRIISLDGNAEMSDGEDRTAFRLRFQRLLGRMAMVVSVVGTCMAAIGYFRFGEATVYPYIATLALVFIVLVLQRFIFDLSELINGSTHTEGDGLIPVLAGFILSAAALPFLALIWGARSADLSEVWTRFREGFVFGDTRISPTDFLVVIIVFVVGLMLTRLLQGALKSSVLPKTKIDKGGQTAITSGIGYIGIFLAGVVAITAGGLDLSSLAIVAGALSVGIGFGLQTIVSNFVSGIILLIERPISEGDWIEVNGTHGIVKDISVRSTRIETFDKFDLIVPNADLISGTVSNYTRGNSLGRLIVSVGVAYGTDTRKVEKILLDIARRHDMVLMNPEPFINFAGFGADSLDFEIRVILRDVGQVLVVGTDMRHQIMEAFREAGIEVPFAQRDIWLRNPEVLSPGGGRQPKEPAREATVIPTQKGGPGTAAGAEPPGNDGEPSGDTGEGDR, encoded by the coding sequence ATGACCTATCTCAGACGGGCATTGTCGCGGGTCCTGATCGCAGGGCTGCTTTGTCTTGCCATGTTCGCGGGCGAGGTATCGGCCCAGGACGTGGCTCAGCCGGACTACACGGAATGGGAGCTGCGGGCGCGGGCCGACGAGGTGAAGCTGGACCTTGGCACCGCGGCCGTGACCGAGCTGGAAACCATGCGTGCCCGGATCGCCGACTGGCGCGCGCAATTCCTCTCCGCTCAGGGCACGAACGAGGCACGCATTGCCACGGTACGCGCGCAGATCGACGCGCTGGGTCCCGCGCCCAAGGAAGGGGACAGTGAACCGGCGGACATCGCGGCACGGCGCGAGGCGCTGAACAGCCAGCTTGCGGAACTGCGCGCCCCGGTGATCCAGGCCGAAGAGGCCTACACCCGCGCCGATGGCATCATCTCCCAGATCGACAGCATCATCCGCGACCGCCAGGCTCGGGAGGTTCTGGCGCTGGGGCCTAGCCCGCTCAATCCGGCCAATTGGACAAGGGCGGCGTCCGATCTGCTCAATTCGTGGCAAGGTGCCTGGCAGGAGATCAAGGACAACGTCACATCGCCTGCCTACCAGACAGAGGCGCGGCGCAACCTGCCTTTGGTGCTCCTGCTTATGGTGATCGGCGTGATGCTGATCGCGCAGGGCAAACGCTGGGCGCTGATGGGTGTGGAACAGGTCCGCGGCAAGGCCCGGCGCGGCACCGGTGTCTTCCGTTTCCTGATTTCCCTGGGCCAGATCCTGCTGCCCTACCTCGGGATCTACGCGTTGGTCGAGGCCGTCGAGGCCACCGGCTTTTCGGGCACGCGCTGGGAATTCCTGCTGGGCGAATTGCAGTACTGGGCGGCGCTCATGCTGGGCACACGCTGGCTGGCCGACCAGACCTTCCACGAGGACAGCGACCGCGCCACCATCCCCCTCAAGGACAATGCACGCTGGGAGGCCCGCCGCCTCGCCAATGCGCTGGCGTTAGTCTACGTCTTCGCCGAGATGGTCGTGGCCCTTGGCGAAGTCGACAGCTATTCCGCCGAAACAGCCGCAGTGGTGAAGTTTCCGGTGCTGGTGATCGCCAGCCTCGCACTGTTCCGACTGGGGCGGATCATCTCCCTAGACGGCAACGCCGAGATGTCGGACGGCGAGGATCGCACCGCCTTTCGTCTGCGCTTCCAACGCTTGCTGGGCCGGATGGCCATGGTGGTGTCGGTCGTGGGCACGTGCATGGCGGCGATCGGTTACTTCCGCTTCGGCGAGGCCACGGTCTACCCCTATATCGCCACCCTCGCTCTGGTGTTCATCGTCCTCGTTCTCCAGCGGTTCATCTTCGACCTGTCGGAACTGATCAACGGGTCGACACACACGGAAGGCGATGGTCTGATCCCGGTTCTCGCGGGTTTCATTCTGAGCGCCGCCGCGTTGCCGTTCCTCGCTTTGATCTGGGGCGCGCGCAGCGCCGATTTGTCCGAGGTCTGGACGCGGTTCCGCGAAGGCTTTGTCTTTGGCGACACCCGGATTTCGCCGACCGATTTCCTCGTGGTCATCATCGTCTTTGTCGTCGGCCTCATGCTGACGCGCCTGTTGCAGGGCGCGCTCAAGTCCTCCGTGCTCCCGAAGACCAAGATCGACAAGGGCGGGCAGACGGCGATCACTTCAGGTATCGGGTATATCGGCATCTTCCTTGCCGGTGTCGTGGCGATCACCGCCGGCGGGCTAGACCTATCGTCGCTTGCCATCGTCGCAGGTGCACTGTCAGTCGGTATCGGTTTCGGTCTCCAGACCATCGTCTCCAACTTCGTCTCGGGCATCATCCTGCTGATCGAACGCCCGATTTCCGAGGGCGACTGGATCGAGGTCAACGGCACGCATGGCATCGTCAAGGACATCTCTGTCCGCTCCACCCGGATCGAGACCTTCGACAAGTTCGACCTAATCGTTCCCAATGCTGACCTGATCTCTGGCACCGTGTCGAACTATACGCGTGGCAACTCGCTCGGGCGGCTCATCGTGTCGGTCGGCGTGGCCTACGGCACCGACACGCGTAAGGTGGAGAAGATCCTGCTCGACATCGCGCGCCGTCACGACATGGTGCTGATGAACCCCGAGCCGTTCATCAACTTCGCGGGGTTCGGAGCAGACTCGCTCGATTTCGAGATCAGGGTGATCCTGCGCGATGTGGGGCAGGTGCTGGTGGTGGGCACCGACATGCGCCATCAGATCATGGAGGCCTTCAGGGAGGCCGGGATCGAGGTGCCGTTCGCGCAGCGCGACATCTGGCTCCGCAATCCGGAGGTGCTGTCGCCCGGCGGCGGCCGGCAGCCCAAGGAGCCGGCCAGAGAGGCCACCGTCATACCGACACAGAAGGGCGGGCCAGGCACCGCCGCCGGAGCCGAGCCGCCGGGTAACGATGGCGAACCGTCGGGCGACACCGGAGAAGGAGACAGGTAG
- a CDS encoding cysteine synthase A translates to MHIAADLPQAVGNTPLIKLRKASEMTGCEILGKAEFMNPGQSVKDRAALYIIKDAVEKGLLAPGGTIVEGTAGNTGIGLALVGASMGFKTVIVMPETQSQEKKDMLRLAGAELVLVPAAPYSNPNNYVRYSGRLAEELAKTEAKGAIWANQFDNTANRLAHIETTGPEIWEQTGGKVDGFVCAVGSGGTLAGVGMALQPKGVKIGLADPEGAGLYKIYTGEENPGNSITEGIGQGRITANLEGFTPDFCWRVPDDEALPVVFDLLQEEGLCLGGSSGVNVAGAIRLAKEMGPGHTIVTILCDYGNRYQSKLFNVDFLKDKGLPVPAWMDRAPASIPGVFEDA, encoded by the coding sequence ATGCATATCGCCGCCGACCTCCCCCAGGCCGTTGGGAACACGCCGCTGATCAAGCTCAGGAAAGCTTCCGAGATGACCGGATGCGAAATCCTCGGCAAGGCGGAATTCATGAACCCGGGCCAGTCGGTGAAGGACCGGGCCGCGCTCTACATCATCAAGGATGCGGTGGAGAAGGGTCTCCTTGCGCCCGGTGGCACCATCGTCGAAGGCACGGCAGGCAATACCGGAATCGGCCTTGCGCTGGTCGGCGCCTCCATGGGCTTCAAGACGGTCATCGTCATGCCCGAGACGCAGAGCCAGGAAAAGAAGGACATGCTGCGCCTTGCCGGGGCCGAACTGGTTCTGGTGCCCGCCGCGCCGTACTCCAATCCCAACAACTATGTCCGCTATTCCGGCCGCCTGGCCGAGGAGCTGGCCAAGACCGAGGCGAAGGGCGCGATCTGGGCCAACCAGTTCGACAACACCGCCAACCGTCTGGCGCACATCGAGACCACCGGTCCGGAGATCTGGGAACAGACCGGCGGCAAGGTGGACGGCTTTGTCTGCGCCGTGGGTTCCGGCGGTACGCTGGCCGGTGTCGGCATGGCGCTGCAACCGAAGGGCGTGAAGATCGGTCTGGCCGATCCGGAAGGCGCGGGCCTTTACAAGATCTACACCGGCGAGGAAAACCCCGGAAACTCGATCACCGAAGGTATCGGGCAGGGGCGGATCACCGCCAACCTCGAAGGCTTCACCCCCGATTTCTGCTGGCGCGTGCCCGATGACGAGGCGCTGCCGGTTGTCTTCGATCTGTTGCAGGAAGAAGGGCTTTGCCTCGGCGGGTCGTCCGGCGTGAACGTCGCGGGCGCGATCCGCCTCGCGAAGGAAATGGGGCCGGGTCACACCATCGTCACCATACTTTGCGATTATGGCAACCGCTATCAGTCCAAGCTGTTCAACGTCGACTTCCTGAAGGACAAGGGCCTGCCCGTTCCGGCGTGGATGGACCGCGCACCTGCCAGCATCCCGGGCGTGTTCGAAGACGCATGA
- a CDS encoding NUDIX domain-containing protein, whose translation MTDLFFYGTLRDPALLDIVLGRAADTTPAHLPEHAVVEAEGQSFPLLIAKENARAEGVLVRDLSERDIARLDFYEGAFDYALMSLTVDTADGAADALVYMPPVGRWPEGNAWSLDAWQARWGEVSRRAASEAMGRFDTQSGESVRALLPFFRNRAWSRMIAAEGAPQTLRTSRTIADVELKAEDGGYDGFFRLKPFRLRYPTFDGGMSEELRRECFVAYDVSLVLPYDPATDCILLVEQLRFGPIHRGDPVPWVLEVVAGMVDAGETPEEAALRETREEARLDLDRLIRVSGGYASPGYSTEFYHNFIGLCDLSESSARFSGGLDEEHEDIRNHVLKFDDAIRLIETGEINAVPLQMLLYALMARRPELRADA comes from the coding sequence ATGACCGACCTGTTCTTTTACGGTACGCTGCGCGATCCGGCCCTTCTGGACATCGTACTTGGCCGAGCCGCAGATACGACGCCGGCGCATCTGCCGGAACACGCTGTGGTCGAAGCCGAGGGCCAATCCTTCCCGCTGCTCATCGCAAAGGAGAACGCAAGGGCCGAGGGCGTACTTGTGCGCGACCTTTCCGAGCGCGACATCGCACGTCTGGACTTCTACGAAGGCGCCTTCGACTATGCACTGATGTCCTTGACGGTGGACACGGCGGACGGTGCGGCGGACGCGCTCGTCTACATGCCGCCCGTGGGGCGCTGGCCGGAGGGGAACGCATGGTCGCTTGACGCCTGGCAGGCACGGTGGGGAGAGGTCTCGCGGCGCGCCGCCTCCGAAGCGATGGGCCGTTTCGACACGCAATCGGGGGAATCGGTCCGGGCGCTCCTGCCGTTTTTCCGCAATCGGGCATGGTCGCGGATGATCGCTGCGGAGGGCGCACCGCAAACGCTGCGCACCTCGCGCACCATTGCCGACGTCGAACTGAAGGCCGAGGATGGCGGCTATGACGGCTTTTTCCGCCTGAAGCCCTTTCGACTGCGCTATCCCACCTTCGACGGCGGCATGAGCGAGGAACTGAGGCGAGAGTGCTTCGTGGCATACGACGTCTCGCTGGTGTTGCCCTACGATCCGGCGACCGATTGCATCCTGCTGGTCGAACAGCTCCGCTTCGGCCCGATCCACCGTGGCGACCCGGTCCCATGGGTACTGGAAGTGGTGGCCGGGATGGTCGACGCCGGTGAAACCCCCGAAGAGGCCGCCCTGCGCGAGACGCGCGAGGAGGCCCGGCTCGACCTCGACCGGCTGATACGGGTGTCAGGCGGCTATGCCTCGCCCGGATACAGCACGGAGTTCTATCACAATTTCATCGGTCTGTGCGATCTCTCCGAGAGCAGTGCGCGCTTCTCCGGCGGCCTCGACGAGGAACACGAGGACATTCGCAACCATGTCCTGAAGTTCGACGACGCCATTCGCCTGATCGAAACCGGCGAGATCAACGCCGTCCCGCTCCAGATGCTGCTCTATGCCCTGATGGCGCGGCGCCCGGAATTGCGCGCGGATGCTTGA
- a CDS encoding TrgA family protein, with translation MPTAARLVAAICLAVVAWFASEAVKQLFPEGTNFGSFDTVNVSIGLLIGWFVLGARSGRGYASGISNGFTSVIALTFWALFVQATYEMVNRSFRRFYDSPFEAIGSIFEIGMDYGLKMLDPTVIVTLLIGGIVSGLVAEVAGQRWK, from the coding sequence ATGCCAACCGCCGCAAGACTGGTCGCCGCAATCTGTCTGGCGGTCGTTGCGTGGTTCGCATCGGAGGCGGTCAAGCAACTGTTTCCCGAAGGCACGAATTTTGGCTCATTCGATACGGTCAACGTGAGTATCGGCCTGCTGATCGGCTGGTTCGTTCTAGGCGCGCGCAGCGGGCGGGGCTATGCTTCGGGCATATCGAACGGCTTCACCAGCGTGATCGCCCTGACGTTCTGGGCGTTGTTCGTGCAGGCGACCTACGAGATGGTGAACCGTTCCTTCCGGCGCTTCTACGACAGCCCTTTCGAAGCCATCGGCTCGATATTCGAGATCGGTATGGATTATGGCCTGAAGATGCTCGATCCGACTGTGATCGTCACTCTGCTGATCGGGGGTATCGTCTCCGGTCTGGTGGCGGAGGTTGCCGGTCAGCGATGGAAGTGA
- a CDS encoding SAM-dependent methyltransferase, with protein MALTSLANQTGLPRYFSRVFEMAQGMERGRLDMILPDGRRFRAEGATPGPVAEVQLNDPDIFARLIREGDLGFCEAYLDEGWSTPDLMAFLDLVHANEDSLFDGFPGQGLVRTWERFRFWMVRNSRRQARRNIAHHYDLGNDFYGLWLDETMTYSSALFETGQESLENAQIAKYAALVDAMEAQPGDHVLEIGCGWGGFAEYAARERGLRVTGLTLSKEQHDYARDRMRREGLADRVEIKLQDYRDEQGIYDGIASIEMFEAVGEKYWPVYFDSVRGRLRPGANASLQVITVQHKRWEVYRKGVDFIQKYIFPGGMLPSPEVLRREVERAGLQVVKSIEFGESYSTTLRRWHDVFNDRWDEVASLGFDDRFRRMWNFYLASCAATFRSGNCDVTQITIKRPA; from the coding sequence ATGGCCCTGACCTCACTCGCGAACCAGACCGGACTGCCCCGTTATTTCAGCCGCGTTTTCGAAATGGCGCAGGGAATGGAGCGCGGTCGGCTGGACATGATCCTTCCGGACGGTCGGCGTTTCAGGGCCGAAGGTGCCACACCCGGCCCGGTTGCAGAGGTCCAGCTCAACGATCCGGATATCTTCGCGCGTTTGATCCGCGAAGGAGACCTGGGGTTCTGCGAGGCCTACCTCGACGAAGGCTGGTCGACGCCGGACCTCATGGCCTTCCTCGATTTGGTGCATGCCAATGAGGACTCGCTGTTCGATGGGTTCCCGGGGCAGGGCCTCGTCCGTACGTGGGAGCGGTTCCGTTTCTGGATGGTGCGAAACTCCAGGAGGCAGGCGCGCCGGAACATCGCGCATCACTACGATCTCGGCAACGACTTCTACGGCCTCTGGCTTGACGAGACGATGACCTATTCCTCGGCGCTCTTCGAAACCGGGCAGGAAAGCCTGGAGAATGCCCAGATCGCCAAGTACGCCGCGCTCGTCGACGCGATGGAAGCGCAACCCGGCGATCACGTCCTCGAAATCGGCTGCGGCTGGGGCGGCTTCGCGGAATACGCCGCACGGGAACGCGGGTTGCGCGTCACCGGCCTGACGTTGTCGAAAGAGCAGCACGATTATGCACGGGACCGGATGCGGCGCGAGGGTCTTGCGGACCGGGTCGAGATCAAGCTGCAGGACTATCGTGACGAGCAGGGCATCTACGACGGCATCGCGTCCATCGAGATGTTCGAGGCCGTGGGAGAGAAGTACTGGCCGGTCTACTTCGACAGCGTGCGCGGCCGTCTGCGCCCGGGGGCGAATGCGTCGCTTCAGGTGATCACGGTCCAGCACAAAAGGTGGGAGGTCTATCGCAAGGGTGTCGACTTCATTCAGAAATACATCTTTCCCGGCGGCATGCTGCCCAGTCCCGAGGTCCTGCGCCGCGAGGTTGAGCGCGCAGGGCTGCAGGTGGTGAAATCCATCGAGTTCGGCGAAAGCTACAGCACGACTCTGCGCCGCTGGCACGACGTCTTCAACGACCGCTGGGACGAGGTCGCCTCGCTTGGATTCGACGACCGTTTCCGTCGCATGTGGAATTTCTATCTCGCCTCTTGCGCCGCCACGTTCCGCAGCGGTAACTGTGACGTGACCCAGATCACGATCAAGAGGCCAGCCTGA
- a CDS encoding cryptochrome/photolyase family protein, which produces MTDTPPTLVWFRRDLRLSDHAALTEAASGGPVIPVFIRDALVDGLGTAPQWRLGLGLKSFAEALEAKGSRLILRSGPAVEVLSELVNETGAKAVYWSRAYDPDSVDRDTRVKETLKGDGIDAQSFTGHLLFEPWTVETGQGGFYKVYTPFWKAVRGCDVPAALSSPSDLQAPATWPDGETLADWELGKGMRRGADVVRPYVQLGEQAAQTRLGVFMRDKVADYATTRDEVSKDGTSCLSENLSLGEISPAQCWHAGCRAIEDGKPGAETFLKELVWREFAYHLMWHTPRLLDGNWRQEWDGFPWKTDERLREVKAWKQGRTGIPFVDAAMRELYVTGRMHNRARMIVASYLTKHLMCHWKIGMAWFEDCLIDWDPASNALGWQWSAGSGPDATPYFRVFNPVTQREKFDPDCAYVTRWIAEGRKSPSDTALSYFDAIPESWPMAPGDAYPDPIVDPKEGREAALDAYQNRDF; this is translated from the coding sequence ATGACCGACACGCCGCCGACCCTCGTCTGGTTCCGCCGGGACCTGCGCCTCTCTGATCACGCCGCTCTGACAGAGGCCGCCAGTGGCGGACCGGTGATACCCGTTTTCATCCGCGACGCGCTGGTCGACGGCCTCGGCACCGCTCCGCAATGGCGCCTCGGACTGGGGCTGAAGTCCTTTGCAGAGGCGCTCGAGGCCAAGGGCAGCCGGCTGATCCTGCGGTCCGGTCCGGCGGTAGAGGTGCTCTCTGAGCTGGTGAATGAAACCGGTGCCAAAGCCGTCTACTGGAGCCGCGCCTACGATCCCGACAGCGTGGACCGCGACACCCGCGTCAAGGAGACGCTGAAGGGCGACGGCATCGATGCGCAAAGCTTCACCGGGCACCTGCTGTTCGAACCCTGGACGGTCGAGACCGGGCAGGGCGGGTTTTACAAGGTCTACACGCCCTTCTGGAAGGCTGTGCGCGGGTGCGACGTGCCCGCCGCGCTGTCCTCCCCCTCCGATCTCCAGGCGCCCGCCACCTGGCCCGATGGCGAAACCCTCGCCGATTGGGAACTGGGCAAAGGCATGCGCCGCGGTGCGGATGTCGTGCGCCCCTACGTTCAGCTTGGCGAGCAGGCGGCACAGACCCGGCTCGGGGTGTTCATGCGCGACAAGGTGGCCGACTATGCCACCACCCGCGACGAAGTCTCGAAAGACGGCACCTCGTGCCTCAGCGAGAACCTGTCGCTGGGCGAAATCAGCCCCGCCCAATGCTGGCACGCGGGCTGCCGCGCAATAGAGGACGGCAAGCCCGGCGCAGAAACGTTCCTCAAGGAACTGGTCTGGCGCGAGTTCGCGTATCACCTCATGTGGCATACGCCGCGCCTGCTCGACGGCAACTGGCGGCAGGAATGGGACGGCTTCCCGTGGAAGACCGACGAACGCCTGCGCGAAGTCAAGGCATGGAAGCAGGGCCGCACCGGCATTCCCTTTGTCGACGCCGCGATGCGTGAACTCTACGTCACCGGGCGCATGCACAACCGCGCCCGCATGATCGTTGCCAGCTACCTGACCAAGCATCTTATGTGCCACTGGAAGATCGGCATGGCGTGGTTCGAGGACTGCCTGATCGACTGGGACCCGGCCTCGAATGCACTGGGCTGGCAATGGTCGGCGGGATCAGGGCCGGATGCAACGCCTTATTTCCGGGTCTTCAACCCCGTCACCCAGCGCGAGAAGTTCGATCCGGACTGCGCTTACGTGACCCGCTGGATCGCCGAGGGACGCAAATCCCCCTCCGACACCGCACTCAGCTACTTCGACGCCATCCCCGAAAGCTGGCCGATGGCGCCAGGCGATGCCTATCCCGACCCGATCGTCGACCCGAAGGAGGGCCGCGAGGCGGCGCTCGACGCCTACCAGAACCGCGATTTTTGA
- the acuI gene encoding acryloyl-CoA reductase — MFKALVVEKDEESGKTSASVKDLSLDDLPDGEVTVAVDYSTVNYKDGLCVGSGGGLVRKWPHVPGIDFAGVVEESSDDRYKPGDKVVLTGWRVGEAHWGGYAQKARVKADWLVPLPDGLDTRSAMAVGTAGLTAMLAVMALQDHGLEPGHGPVLVTGAAGGVGSVATAILANLGHEVAAVTGRPEQEAYLRGLGATEIVPREELTEVTKKPLESERWSGCVDAVAGAMLGRVLKQMNYGASVAAIGLAGGAAIDGALITPFILRGVNLLGIDSVMQPYANRVRAWERIASDLPMAKLEEMVQPAVLSDLPQLGRDILKGQVKGRVVVDVNA, encoded by the coding sequence ATGTTCAAGGCACTCGTGGTGGAGAAGGACGAAGAGAGCGGCAAGACCTCCGCGTCGGTGAAGGATCTCTCGCTGGATGACCTGCCCGATGGTGAGGTGACCGTCGCCGTCGACTATTCGACCGTGAACTACAAGGACGGGCTCTGCGTCGGCTCCGGCGGCGGGCTGGTGCGGAAGTGGCCGCATGTTCCGGGCATCGACTTTGCAGGTGTGGTCGAGGAGTCCTCCGATGACCGTTACAAGCCGGGCGACAAGGTCGTCCTGACCGGATGGCGCGTCGGAGAGGCGCACTGGGGCGGGTATGCGCAGAAAGCCCGGGTCAAGGCCGACTGGCTGGTTCCATTGCCCGATGGCCTGGACACGCGTTCGGCGATGGCCGTTGGAACCGCGGGTCTGACGGCGATGCTGGCGGTCATGGCATTGCAGGATCACGGTCTTGAACCCGGTCATGGCCCTGTCCTCGTGACGGGCGCCGCGGGTGGCGTGGGTTCCGTGGCGACGGCGATCCTTGCCAATCTTGGGCACGAAGTGGCGGCGGTCACCGGCCGCCCTGAACAGGAAGCCTACCTGCGCGGTCTCGGCGCCACTGAAATCGTGCCCCGCGAAGAGCTGACCGAGGTCACGAAGAAACCGCTGGAAAGCGAACGCTGGTCCGGCTGCGTCGATGCGGTCGCGGGTGCGATGCTGGGCCGCGTGCTGAAGCAGATGAATTACGGCGCCTCGGTCGCGGCCATCGGCCTCGCGGGCGGGGCGGCGATCGACGGGGCGCTCATCACGCCTTTCATCCTGCGCGGCGTCAACCTTCTGGGCATCGACAGCGTCATGCAGCCCTATGCCAACCGCGTCCGCGCGTGGGAACGCATCGCCTCCGATCTTCCCATGGCCAAGCTTGAGGAAATGGTTCAGCCGGCGGTACTGTCCGATCTGCCGCAGCTTGGCCGCGATATCCTGAAAGGCCAGGTGAAGGGCCGCGTCGTGGTGGATGTGAATGCCTGA